One region of Nitrospinota bacterium genomic DNA includes:
- a CDS encoding flagellar hook assembly protein FlgD has product MMIGLTPVATAPTETAANIAGKQSLGKEDFLQLLVAQLQAQDPLDPQSAEDFSAQLAQFSALEQMTNVNTNLEQIQKFEQAVNNSSLVNLIGKNIDSAGKQIDFNSGEVKTLSFSLDEDAAQVEVDVLDSAGKNVTTLRLNDLIAGANQTVWNGTDAEGKAVQPGAYTFEVKAKNSKGDEIASQTFISGKITDVVFEEKGSFAIVNGQKIPVTEISRVGI; this is encoded by the coding sequence ATGATGATAGGTCTGACACCCGTAGCCACAGCACCCACAGAGACAGCCGCCAATATTGCCGGTAAGCAATCGTTGGGCAAAGAGGATTTTCTCCAGCTCCTGGTGGCGCAGCTTCAGGCTCAGGACCCACTGGACCCGCAGAGCGCGGAAGATTTCAGCGCTCAGCTGGCGCAGTTCAGCGCCCTTGAGCAAATGACCAACGTCAACACCAACCTGGAACAGATTCAGAAATTCGAACAGGCGGTCAATAATTCGTCCCTGGTCAACCTGATCGGCAAAAATATCGATTCAGCGGGTAAACAGATTGATTTTAATTCCGGGGAAGTGAAGACGCTTAGTTTTTCTTTGGATGAAGATGCGGCGCAGGTGGAAGTGGATGTCTTGGACAGCGCCGGAAAAAATGTGACGACCTTGCGGCTCAATGATCTGATCGCCGGGGCCAATCAGACGGTTTGGAATGGAACGGATGCAGAAGGCAAAGCGGTTCAACCCGGAGCCTATACCTTCGAGGTAAAAGCCAAAAATAGTAAGGGAGATGAAATCGCGTCTCAAACCTTCATATCCGGAAAAATCACCGATGTGGTTTTTGAAGAAAAAGGAAGCTTTGCCATAGTGAATGGTCAAAAAATACCTGTGACCGAAATCTCACGTGTCGGCATTTAA
- a CDS encoding SUMF1/EgtB/PvdO family nonheme iron enzyme: MAACFSHVKPSSFADMAQVPAGPFMMGFVIDNDQSLGDTDEEPVHEVVLDAFWIDKYEVTSSQYSEFLNAHPEDSSRYIELGEAVTIEMKNDRYQRRLGLEHRPANRVSWFGADAFCRWKGKRLPTEAEWEKAARGTDERMFPWGNQWPTNDRVTFRRKFDKLGFDVMEPVDGLPQGRSPYGVHQMAGNVWEWVADWYAGDYYEQSPVNNPQGPETGISKVIRGGNWYYKAYYMRTTYRFNERPEVFKVWQGFRCAASPVPQGDAPQAK, translated from the coding sequence CTGGCAGCCTGCTTCTCGCATGTAAAGCCCTCTTCCTTTGCCGACATGGCCCAGGTTCCAGCAGGACCTTTCATGATGGGATTCGTCATCGACAACGACCAGAGTCTGGGCGATACCGATGAGGAGCCCGTGCATGAAGTTGTACTCGACGCATTCTGGATCGACAAATATGAAGTGACCAGTTCCCAGTACTCGGAGTTTTTGAACGCCCATCCTGAAGACAGCTCGCGCTACATTGAGTTGGGGGAGGCCGTTACCATCGAAATGAAAAATGACCGCTACCAGCGGCGCCTCGGACTGGAACACCGCCCGGCCAATCGGGTTTCCTGGTTTGGCGCGGATGCCTTTTGCCGATGGAAGGGCAAACGTCTGCCCACCGAGGCGGAATGGGAAAAGGCCGCGCGCGGCACCGATGAGAGAATGTTTCCCTGGGGCAACCAATGGCCGACCAACGATCGTGTGACCTTCCGGCGTAAATTCGACAAGCTGGGGTTCGATGTTATGGAGCCTGTGGATGGATTGCCTCAGGGCCGGTCTCCTTATGGCGTGCATCAAATGGCGGGCAATGTCTGGGAATGGGTGGCCGACTGGTACGCCGGTGATTATTACGAACAGTCTCCCGTGAATAATCCTCAAGGGCCGGAAACCGGCATCAGTAAGGTGATTCGCGGCGGCAACTGGTATTACAAAGCATATTATATGCGCACGACCTACCGGTTCAACGAACGGCCCGAAGTCTTCAAGGTGTGGCAGGGTTTTCGCTGCGCCGCGTCCCCCGTCCCTCAGGGCGATGCCCCACAAGCCAAATAA
- a CDS encoding DUF115 domain-containing protein, with amino-acid sequence MNRDSQIQEVKSATLLRFNELWKQNFQANFRAIQSNPGVASLKNKLPNLPGIVIGAGPSLDKNIRFLVQAKDKAVLIASDAALKPLLAHNIVPAFVVCLDPQEDITKFFKGVPSRGMTLVAPSIIHPQVLDVWEGNVVFYSKFAPDIATLTQIQQQAPHLGHLTPGGTVLSVAYDLAFQSGTNPIMFVGQDLSYPQKNPTAAKAKTPTNNWPPPTNVSRKILFMK; translated from the coding sequence ATGAACAGAGACTCTCAAATACAGGAAGTCAAATCCGCCACCCTTCTGCGTTTCAACGAACTCTGGAAACAGAATTTTCAGGCCAATTTTAGAGCCATCCAGAGCAACCCCGGCGTTGCCTCTTTGAAGAACAAGTTGCCGAACCTGCCCGGCATTGTGATCGGCGCAGGCCCCTCGCTGGATAAAAACATCCGCTTTCTCGTCCAGGCAAAAGATAAAGCTGTCCTCATCGCCAGTGACGCCGCGCTCAAGCCCCTGCTGGCCCACAACATCGTGCCGGCTTTCGTGGTTTGCCTCGACCCGCAGGAAGACATCACCAAATTTTTTAAAGGCGTGCCGTCACGCGGAATGACCCTGGTGGCGCCGTCGATCATCCATCCGCAAGTGCTCGACGTTTGGGAAGGGAATGTTGTCTTTTACAGCAAATTCGCGCCGGACATTGCCACCCTCACCCAGATTCAACAGCAGGCCCCGCATCTTGGCCACCTCACACCGGGGGGGACCGTGCTGTCCGTGGCTTACGATCTGGCGTTTCAGAGCGGCACCAACCCGATAATGTTTGTGGGCCAGGACCTGTCCTATCCGCAGAAAAACCCCACAGCCGCGAAGGCGAAAACGCCGACGAACAACTGGCCGCCACCTACGAACGTCAGCAGGAAAATATTGTTCATGAAATAG
- a CDS encoding flagellar hook-length control protein FliK, whose translation MINQTNTLSTLPTPTIGGASLGGDILSLGDSTFQNFMKDAVRESAYARKDASTARTERADSPQTPEQKKIEPNENSPAKEINPAGGEELASQKSKEIPDANYQESATAQDNEPTGQNVAAPENQTPIVEQLKELNISPENIDALLELLNLEGDADVNSLLQSLVQQLNLNPEKFDLGATADPSAQRQQLLSLLKGREGQAVDLLAKAGLTEQESKNLLSKLQSGQANQATLKASEDTANDILVKLNGESSADGKTNFLSQFSDSSKQEDKPQRQASIEKVLNQAEQKPASDLNLKPLEKALATPPKLEESIQPNPSLGTPVPSQNLANANPPPKGNDGLKAPSEVKVQSVVGASDSAAKPAEGAKAVTAETLSTRGTTEAKVLNQIMNKFSLRTSGSQNEIKIRLDPPSLGTVRMNISTSGDSVRTVVIAENHAVKQIIENNLAQLRDSMIGQGLKVDSFTVLVGGDEGRAGQQNTPNEGFSHYAGSPDAGKNSGPETLAGIAEVGTTRTFFGDSQSISVIA comes from the coding sequence GTGATCAACCAGACAAATACACTTTCGACTTTACCCACTCCGACCATCGGCGGTGCGTCTCTCGGCGGAGACATTTTAAGCCTCGGTGACAGCACGTTTCAGAATTTTATGAAGGATGCCGTCCGGGAATCAGCCTATGCCAGGAAAGATGCTTCGACCGCCAGAACGGAAAGAGCGGATTCGCCGCAAACGCCCGAGCAAAAAAAGATCGAACCAAATGAAAACAGCCCGGCAAAAGAAATCAACCCTGCCGGAGGGGAAGAGTTGGCCAGTCAAAAATCAAAAGAAATACCCGACGCCAACTATCAGGAATCCGCCACGGCTCAGGACAATGAACCCACAGGGCAAAATGTTGCTGCCCCGGAAAACCAAACCCCCATTGTTGAGCAATTAAAAGAATTGAATATCAGTCCTGAAAACATCGACGCGCTTCTGGAGCTTTTGAATCTAGAGGGAGACGCCGATGTCAATTCGTTGCTGCAGTCACTGGTTCAACAATTGAACCTGAACCCGGAAAAATTTGATCTGGGAGCTACTGCCGATCCCTCAGCCCAGCGCCAACAGCTTCTTTCCCTGCTGAAGGGCCGGGAAGGTCAGGCGGTCGATCTTTTAGCCAAAGCGGGGTTGACGGAACAGGAATCCAAAAATCTTTTAAGCAAATTGCAATCCGGGCAGGCCAATCAGGCGACCCTTAAAGCCAGTGAAGATACGGCGAATGACATCCTGGTGAAATTGAATGGAGAAAGCTCTGCCGACGGGAAGACAAATTTCCTGTCCCAGTTTTCTGATAGCAGTAAACAGGAAGACAAACCGCAACGGCAGGCTTCGATCGAGAAGGTATTGAATCAAGCGGAACAGAAACCGGCCTCAGACCTTAATTTAAAGCCGCTGGAAAAAGCCCTGGCAACGCCTCCGAAACTGGAAGAGTCCATTCAGCCCAACCCCAGTCTAGGCACTCCCGTCCCTTCCCAGAATCTCGCCAACGCCAACCCTCCTCCTAAAGGGAACGACGGGTTGAAGGCGCCTTCTGAGGTCAAGGTGCAAAGCGTGGTTGGAGCGTCCGACTCCGCCGCCAAACCGGCGGAAGGGGCGAAAGCCGTCACCGCTGAAACCTTGAGCACCAGGGGAACGACGGAAGCAAAAGTTCTCAACCAGATCATGAACAAATTTTCTTTGCGCACCAGTGGATCGCAAAATGAAATTAAAATCAGGCTCGATCCTCCGTCCCTCGGAACCGTGCGGATGAATATTTCTACATCGGGAGATTCCGTGCGTACGGTGGTCATTGCGGAAAACCATGCGGTCAAACAGATCATAGAAAATAATTTGGCTCAGCTTCGCGACTCCATGATCGGTCAGGGGTTGAAAGTAGACAGCTTCACCGTGCTCGTGGGTGGCGACGAAGGCCGGGCAGGGCAACAAAATACGCCGAATGAGGGCTTCTCACATTATGCGGGCTCCCCGGATGCCGGAAAAAATTCCGGCCCTGAAACGCTAGCAGGCATTGCGGAGGTGGGAACGACGCGAACTTTCTTTGGGGATTCCCAGTCGATCAGCGTCATCGCTTAA
- a CDS encoding flagellar hook protein FlgE: MALISALFTGVSGLSSNSQALNVIGDNIANVNTVGFKGSKAVFSALLANGDTTSQIGRGSQLQGVLQSFSQGAFEASTNALDLAVDGSGFFMVNNGNGNFYTRNGQFRMNDQGVVQAPTGEVLQGFKITNGTTSSSLSNIDLAGVQSAPTASTQFTMGANLNAASSGGTTFTSPITLYNSVGSQVILSMTFTKATTGNSWSYVASPSQGSVTSGASGTVTFNTSGQISLINGGAIADQTLVIDYSSANPPATAQTLTWDLVDSTGASNGKLTGFAAESNNNSLVQDGFPTGTLIGLSVNSKGVISGLFNNGQSDNLFQVALADFLAPTGLSRVGQNLFAESGQSGQPIIGAAESGGFGSVLGSSLELSNVDLASEFVTMIQTQQAFQASAFLFGKIHSLFKPVF; this comes from the coding sequence ATGGCGTTAATCAGTGCATTATTCACAGGCGTATCAGGACTTTCCAGTAATTCCCAGGCCTTGAATGTAATAGGCGACAACATCGCCAATGTGAATACGGTTGGTTTCAAGGGAAGCAAGGCGGTCTTCAGCGCACTTTTAGCCAACGGGGATACTACCAGCCAGATAGGCCGTGGATCGCAGTTGCAAGGCGTTCTGCAATCATTTTCCCAGGGAGCTTTCGAGGCCTCCACGAATGCCCTGGACCTGGCCGTGGATGGGTCGGGATTTTTTATGGTCAATAATGGCAACGGAAATTTTTATACCCGCAACGGGCAATTTCGTATGAACGACCAGGGAGTGGTGCAGGCCCCAACGGGAGAAGTTTTGCAGGGTTTTAAAATAACAAACGGGACCACTTCCTCCAGTTTGAGCAATATCGACCTGGCAGGAGTGCAGTCTGCGCCGACAGCGAGCACCCAATTCACGATGGGCGCCAATCTCAACGCCGCGTCCTCAGGCGGGACTACTTTCACCTCTCCGATCACCCTGTACAACTCGGTGGGGTCGCAGGTTATCCTGAGCATGACCTTTACCAAGGCCACGACAGGAAATTCCTGGTCCTATGTGGCCAGCCCTTCACAGGGAAGCGTCACTTCCGGGGCATCGGGGACCGTCACTTTTAACACCTCGGGACAAATCTCCTTGATCAACGGGGGAGCCATTGCCGATCAAACCCTTGTCATCGATTATTCCAGCGCCAATCCTCCAGCGACCGCTCAAACCCTGACCTGGGACCTGGTTGATTCCACAGGCGCCTCAAACGGTAAGTTGACCGGGTTTGCGGCGGAATCGAACAATAACTCACTGGTTCAGGACGGCTTTCCGACAGGCACGCTGATCGGCCTGTCCGTCAATTCCAAAGGCGTTATCTCCGGGCTGTTCAACAACGGTCAGTCCGATAATTTATTCCAGGTCGCCCTGGCAGATTTTCTGGCTCCCACCGGGTTGAGCCGCGTCGGGCAAAACTTGTTTGCCGAATCGGGCCAATCCGGCCAGCCGATAATCGGCGCGGCGGAATCCGGCGGGTTCGGGTCGGTGCTGGGCAGTTCGCTGGAGTTGTCGAACGTCGATCTGGCATCCGAATTTGTCACCATGATCCAGACCCAACAGGCGTTTCAAGCCAGCGCCTTTTTATTTGGGAAAATACATTCTTTGTTTAAACCTGTTTTTTGA
- a CDS encoding tetratricopeptide repeat protein, with amino-acid sequence MNQLLEMKPYQSLSFIAHSLGGLVVREFILSRHKHLITAVPVISVITLGTPNLGSGLAKFASYFCGNIQMDDLKPGREGFLDSLNERWRERFLQPESEQTFRFSAGYEIAPVNKLMGRIVEKDSAVYFAQQTQGFLKDHAHIAKPYGESDPLFLWMRQQLLRKAPDPRVPLYDDAEVKRFEEIIDELQNELKGTDLEEALNLISQGKLDAALTLLSENEGNEDEQILKTAKTRFAKAQVYALKLDYKNALQYFEKAVQLAPENPLYQNEAGVMANTLEKYDKAIEYYEKALASDLKTFGPDHANVATYWNNLGMAWNAKGQHDKAISYHEKGLASGLQTLGPEHPKVAIRWNNLGLAWKDKGKLDKAIEYYEKALESDLKTFGPDHPQVAVYWNNLGEVCREKGQYDVAIEYYEKALASDLKSFGGSHPNVARGWNNLGAAWDAKGEFDKAIGYYEKAQEVNLKTFGPEHPCVAATWNNLGAVWHAKGQHDQAIEYFERTLVSDLKTFGPNHPNVARVWNNLGLAWKEKGKYDQAIENYEKALASDLKSLGPEHPQVATYWNNLGSAWKGKGKHDKAIEYYEKALASDLKTFGPEHPNVATYWNNLGSAWKGKGKHDKSIEYYEKALASDLKTFGPKHPDVARDWNNLGVAWEAKGDYDKAIGYFEKALVVVKKMGLAHRVALVENNLAEARRKKGGG; translated from the coding sequence TTGAACCAGTTGCTGGAAATGAAACCCTACCAGTCCCTGTCGTTCATTGCTCATAGTCTGGGAGGATTGGTGGTGCGTGAATTCATATTGAGCCGGCACAAGCACCTGATAACAGCCGTGCCGGTGATAAGCGTCATCACGCTGGGCACGCCAAATCTGGGAAGCGGTCTGGCAAAATTCGCCAGTTATTTTTGCGGCAACATTCAAATGGACGATCTCAAGCCCGGAAGAGAAGGGTTTCTGGATTCCCTGAACGAACGCTGGCGCGAGCGTTTCCTGCAACCTGAAAGCGAGCAGACCTTTCGTTTCTCCGCCGGATACGAAATTGCGCCAGTGAATAAATTAATGGGGCGGATCGTGGAAAAAGATTCTGCGGTGTATTTTGCCCAGCAAACCCAGGGCTTTCTTAAAGATCATGCCCATATCGCCAAACCCTATGGGGAAAGCGATCCTCTGTTTCTTTGGATGCGGCAGCAACTATTGAGGAAAGCTCCCGACCCCAGGGTACCGTTGTATGACGATGCGGAAGTCAAACGTTTTGAAGAAATCATCGACGAACTGCAAAATGAATTGAAAGGGACCGATCTCGAAGAAGCGTTGAACCTGATCTCGCAAGGCAAGCTGGACGCAGCCTTGACGCTCCTTTCCGAAAATGAAGGCAATGAAGACGAACAGATTTTAAAGACCGCCAAAACCCGCTTCGCCAAGGCGCAGGTGTATGCACTGAAACTCGACTACAAAAACGCCCTCCAATACTTTGAGAAAGCCGTGCAACTGGCTCCCGAAAACCCCCTCTACCAGAACGAAGCGGGAGTCATGGCCAACACGTTAGAAAAATACGATAAAGCGATTGAGTATTACGAGAAAGCGCTGGCAAGCGATCTTAAAACCTTTGGCCCGGACCATGCGAATGTGGCTACTTATTGGAACAATTTGGGGATGGCCTGGAATGCCAAGGGGCAACACGATAAGGCCATAAGCTATCATGAAAAAGGACTGGCAAGTGGTCTCCAAACCCTCGGCCCAGAACATCCGAAGGTGGCGATCCGTTGGAACAATCTGGGATTGGCCTGGAAGGACAAAGGAAAACTGGACAAGGCCATCGAGTATTATGAGAAGGCGCTGGAAAGCGATCTGAAAACCTTCGGCCCGGACCATCCGCAGGTAGCAGTTTATTGGAACAATCTGGGAGAAGTGTGTAGAGAGAAAGGGCAATACGATGTAGCCATTGAGTATTACGAAAAGGCGTTGGCGAGCGATCTAAAATCCTTCGGTGGGTCCCACCCGAACGTGGCTCGCGGTTGGAACAACCTTGGGGCGGCGTGGGATGCTAAGGGGGAGTTCGATAAAGCTATTGGGTATTACGAGAAGGCGCAGGAAGTCAACCTGAAAACCTTCGGCCCGGAACACCCGTGTGTCGCGGCAACCTGGAACAATCTAGGGGCGGTATGGCATGCCAAGGGGCAACACGATCAAGCTATAGAATATTTTGAGCGAACGCTGGTAAGTGATCTAAAAACCTTTGGCCCGAACCACCCGAATGTGGCTCGCGTTTGGAACAATCTGGGTTTGGCTTGGAAGGAAAAGGGAAAATACGACCAAGCCATCGAAAATTACGAGAAGGCGTTGGCAAGTGATTTAAAGTCCTTGGGTCCGGAGCACCCGCAGGTAGCGACCTATTGGAACAATCTGGGGTCGGCCTGGAAGGGAAAAGGAAAACACGATAAAGCCATCGAGTATTACGAGAAGGCGCTGGCGAGCGACTTGAAAACATTCGGTCCAGAACACCCGAATGTGGCTACTTATTGGAACAATCTGGGGTCGGCCTGGAAGGGAAAAGGAAAACACGATAAATCCATCGAGTATTACGAGAAGGCGTTGGCAAGCGATCTAAAAACCTTCGGTCCCAAGCACCCGGATGTGGCCCGCGACTGGAACAATCTTGGGGTGGCGTGGGAAGCCAAGGGGGACTACGATAAAGCCATCGGGTATTTTGAGAAGGCGTTGGTCGTTGTTAAAAAGATGGGATTGGCCCACCGAGTTGCCTTAGTAGAAAATAATTTAGCTGAGGCGCGCAGGAAGAAGGGTGGGGGATAA
- a CDS encoding cyclic nucleotide-binding domain-containing protein, whose amino-acid sequence MNLLKETSIVQRFSEGEVIISEGIISNNAYIVLKGEVRITKKIDKKTLVLGTLKEGDVFGEMGLITKSVRSATVSALGEVEVGFIDKKKFDELLSTLPEDLQAIVKGLVEKLRRTTDVLTKIGSELENTRKSIKPV is encoded by the coding sequence ATGAATTTGTTAAAAGAGACGTCTATTGTCCAGCGTTTTTCTGAAGGAGAGGTGATTATCTCTGAAGGAATCATCAGTAACAACGCCTATATCGTGTTGAAGGGTGAGGTGCGCATCACCAAGAAAATCGACAAGAAGACACTGGTGCTCGGAACCCTTAAGGAAGGCGACGTGTTTGGAGAGATGGGGTTGATTACAAAGAGCGTCAGAAGCGCCACTGTGTCTGCCCTGGGCGAAGTAGAAGTTGGATTTATCGATAAAAAGAAATTTGACGAACTCCTGAGCACATTGCCGGAGGATTTGCAGGCCATCGTCAAAGGTTTGGTGGAGAAGCTTCGCAGGACCACGGACGTGTTGACCAAAATCGGTTCGGAACTGGAAAATACACGCAAAAGCATCAAACCGGTGTAA
- a CDS encoding ATP-binding protein has translation MPHALENSDPELQQRLKTVMVLRVAFLTGFVILLLLMGSRNQFSAPLAPLTVVICGGYLLSIVYALFFKIWKLSSTASIQIIGDLFLVGGIIYTTGGTESPLSFLFLFVIIVASFVLSRTACYFAASGASILYGLLMDLEYYQFIQPHYLFHEPERVVEGGYVFYLVFLNIGSYYCVAYLSGFLSSRLRLAREELAVASNDLEELQAFHTNVVRDMGTGLITTDDEGNITSMNRAAEVITGYQLEESRGLPSDTLLSETILQDFLKLAYGVSHPVQTEGECKRKDGKTIFIRMKVSRFSSPETPRQGFICVFEDLTEYQEMQENFSQAEQLAAVGRISAGLAHEIRNPLASLSGSIQVLSKGLELKNSHKRLMEIVIREADRLNGILTDFLNYSQPRKNRKTLVDLTQLIQDVTLLIKNSADFSSAHRIDFAASADHLVINADEEELKQVVWNLCINGLQSMDNGGSLKIKLDKVTSFHTRTFQSDKRGYVFTLEDEGCGIPADQLKKIFEPFHTTKDNGVGLGLATVYRIVQQTGGTIDVASQAGKGTTFSVFLPRGAAGSRQDPVDAELEAPLYTK, from the coding sequence ATGCCTCACGCCTTGGAAAACTCCGACCCTGAACTTCAGCAGCGGCTCAAAACCGTTATGGTCCTGCGCGTCGCGTTCCTGACGGGCTTTGTTATCCTGCTTCTTCTTATGGGGTCGCGCAACCAGTTTTCGGCTCCGCTTGCGCCGCTGACCGTTGTTATTTGCGGCGGTTACCTGCTGTCCATTGTTTACGCCCTGTTTTTTAAAATCTGGAAACTTTCCTCCACCGCGTCCATTCAGATTATTGGCGACCTTTTTCTGGTGGGCGGGATTATCTACACGACGGGGGGAACCGAAAGTCCGCTATCTTTTCTTTTCCTGTTTGTGATCATTGTCGCCAGTTTCGTTTTATCCCGCACCGCATGTTATTTTGCCGCTTCAGGAGCAAGCATTCTCTATGGCTTGTTGATGGATCTGGAATACTATCAATTTATCCAGCCCCATTATCTGTTTCACGAGCCTGAAAGGGTGGTTGAAGGCGGTTATGTTTTTTACCTGGTATTCCTGAATATCGGTTCTTATTATTGTGTCGCGTATCTGAGCGGTTTCCTGAGTTCCCGCCTGCGACTGGCCAGGGAAGAGCTTGCCGTGGCCAGCAATGACCTTGAGGAGCTGCAGGCCTTTCATACCAATGTGGTTCGCGATATGGGGACCGGGCTGATCACAACGGATGATGAAGGCAACATCACCTCCATGAATCGAGCCGCTGAAGTCATTACCGGATATCAGCTTGAGGAAAGCCGGGGCCTGCCTTCAGACACTTTGCTCTCTGAAACCATATTGCAGGATTTTTTGAAGTTGGCGTATGGGGTTTCTCACCCGGTGCAAACCGAAGGGGAATGCAAACGCAAAGATGGAAAAACGATTTTCATCCGCATGAAGGTGAGCCGGTTTTCAAGTCCTGAAACCCCTCGCCAGGGTTTTATCTGTGTATTTGAAGATCTTACGGAGTACCAGGAAATGCAGGAAAATTTTTCACAGGCGGAACAGCTTGCCGCCGTGGGCCGGATTTCCGCCGGACTGGCGCATGAAATCAGAAACCCTCTGGCATCCCTGAGTGGGTCGATCCAGGTGCTCAGCAAGGGCCTGGAGTTGAAAAACTCGCATAAGCGGTTGATGGAGATTGTGATCCGGGAAGCCGACCGGCTCAATGGCATCCTCACTGATTTTCTGAACTATTCCCAACCCCGTAAAAATCGCAAAACTCTGGTGGATCTGACCCAGCTCATTCAGGATGTGACCCTGCTGATAAAAAATTCCGCTGATTTTTCCTCCGCTCACCGCATCGATTTTGCCGCATCCGCAGACCACCTGGTAATCAATGCCGATGAAGAAGAGCTAAAACAAGTGGTATGGAATCTGTGCATCAATGGATTGCAATCCATGGACAACGGCGGAAGCCTTAAAATAAAACTGGATAAAGTCACCTCGTTTCATACCCGGACGTTCCAGTCGGATAAAAGGGGTTATGTGTTTACCCTGGAAGATGAAGGCTGTGGCATTCCCGCCGATCAATTAAAAAAAATATTTGAACCGTTTCATACGACCAAGGACAATGGCGTAGGACTGGGGCTGGCCACGGTCTATAGAATTGTTCAGCAAACGGGAGGAACGATCGATGTTGCCAGCCAAGCAGGAAAGGGAACGACGTTTTCCGTATTTCTTCCAAGAGGCGCTGCAGGTTCAAGACAGGATCCGGTGGATGCCGAGTTGGAAGCGCCTCTCTACACAAAATAA
- a CDS encoding type II secretion system F family protein, with protein MPTFTYKARVKGQIKSGEVDAEDEKSAVAKLKVQKIRINSIKKKGGSSDFFGPKKQKITGRDIVVFTRQFSTMVDAGLPLVQCLDILGRQSENKTLGGITLQVKSNIEKGSDLSDSMRKHPTAFDGLYCNLVEAGEAGGILDIILKRLADYIEKSESLKQKVKSAMVYPGVIVTVAVGVVAFLMIFVIPAFATLFESGGAELPGPTKIVMMVSDFFRTKWYYLFGGVAAFIFIVRKMYSTERGRYEIDKLALKVPVVGELIRKVSVAKFTRTLGTLISSGVPLIEGLEICARTSGNKIVERAVFRTIEAIKGGENIAGPLSRESIFPPMVIQMIDVGENSGSLDTMCHKVADFYDEEVDNAVAALTSLLEPMLMVFLGLVVGFIVVAMYLPIFKMGDAI; from the coding sequence GTGCCAACATTTACGTATAAAGCCAGGGTGAAGGGGCAGATCAAATCAGGCGAGGTGGATGCGGAAGACGAAAAGTCCGCAGTCGCCAAGTTGAAAGTCCAGAAAATCCGCATCAACTCCATCAAGAAAAAGGGCGGTTCGAGTGATTTTTTCGGTCCTAAAAAACAAAAAATCACCGGTCGGGATATCGTTGTGTTTACCCGCCAGTTTTCCACCATGGTGGATGCCGGGCTTCCCCTCGTCCAGTGCCTGGATATTTTAGGCAGACAGTCCGAAAATAAAACCTTAGGAGGGATCACCCTGCAGGTCAAGTCCAATATTGAAAAGGGAAGCGATCTCTCCGATTCGATGCGCAAGCACCCCACAGCATTTGACGGCCTGTATTGCAACCTCGTGGAAGCCGGAGAGGCGGGCGGTATTCTTGATATCATCCTGAAGCGCCTGGCCGATTATATTGAAAAATCCGAATCCCTCAAGCAGAAGGTAAAATCCGCCATGGTGTACCCTGGCGTCATCGTCACTGTTGCCGTGGGTGTGGTGGCTTTTCTGATGATTTTTGTCATTCCCGCTTTTGCCACTTTGTTTGAGAGCGGAGGGGCGGAATTACCCGGTCCCACCAAGATTGTCATGATGGTGAGTGATTTTTTCCGCACCAAATGGTATTACCTGTTTGGCGGCGTTGCGGCTTTTATTTTTATTGTCCGCAAGATGTACTCTACCGAGCGGGGTCGTTATGAAATCGACAAACTGGCACTGAAAGTTCCCGTGGTCGGAGAGCTGATCCGTAAGGTTTCCGTTGCCAAGTTCACCCGTACCCTGGGCACGCTGATCTCCAGCGGTGTCCCATTGATCGAAGGGCTGGAAATTTGTGCCCGTACTTCCGGCAACAAGATCGTTGAGAGGGCGGTATTCAGGACCATCGAGGCCATCAAAGGAGGGGAAAACATTGCCGGCCCCTTATCCAGGGAAAGTATTTTTCCGCCGATGGTGATTCAGATGATCGACGTTGGCGAGAACTCCGGATCGCTGGACACCATGTGTCACAAAGTCGCTGATTTTTATGACGAGGAAGTCGATAACGCGGTTGCTGCCCTGACCTCTCTATTGGAACCGATGCTGATGGTTTTTCTTGGCCTCGTTGTAGGTTTCATTGTCGTGGCGATGTATCTGCCAATATTCAAGATGGGCGACGCGATCTAG